A window of Aerococcus urinae contains these coding sequences:
- a CDS encoding DUF1700 domain-containing protein, with product MKKEEFIDLLRFYLHKLPNSVINDILSDYQEHFQIALNQGKSEEEICQELGSPKQIAKEYLDNERVFIDERPAKEPTSHKTRRNLLIALLVIVCLPLILGVLLGLGGGVLGLLTGFLALVFTIFVVAITLLASLVNPQAFISGPIQLGLLNTLHPLTKVFAVIFCFCMVIILIYLIFRLIKGCWNMIKKTWYAIQWRRKRGDY from the coding sequence ATGAAAAAAGAAGAATTTATTGACTTACTACGTTTCTACTTACATAAACTGCCCAATTCAGTCATTAATGATATCCTGAGTGACTACCAGGAACATTTCCAAATCGCTCTCAACCAAGGCAAGTCGGAAGAAGAAATCTGCCAGGAACTGGGGAGTCCCAAACAAATCGCCAAGGAATACTTAGACAATGAGCGGGTCTTTATCGATGAACGGCCAGCAAAAGAGCCCACTAGCCACAAGACCCGGCGCAATCTTTTAATCGCCCTCTTGGTGATCGTCTGCCTGCCCTTGATTTTGGGTGTACTCTTAGGCTTAGGCGGAGGAGTTCTGGGACTACTCACCGGCTTTCTGGCCCTGGTTTTTACCATTTTTGTGGTCGCTATCACCCTGCTAGCCAGCCTGGTCAATCCCCAAGCCTTTATCAGTGGCCCCATCCAACTGGGCTTATTGAATACGCTCCATCCCTTAACCAAGGTTTTTGCGGTAATCTTCTGCTTCTGTATGGTGATTATCCTGATCTACCTCATCTTCCGGTTGATCAAGGGTTGCTGGAATATGATCAAGAAAACTTGGTATGCCATTCAATGGCGGCGCAAACGAGGTGATTACTAA
- a CDS encoding 2-hydroxymuconate tautomerase gives MPVVNIQLIEGRSQEVKAAIAKEITESISKHAKTPKDHVHVIFNDMKKGDYYNNN, from the coding sequence ATGCCGGTTGTAAACATTCAACTTATCGAAGGACGGTCCCAGGAAGTCAAGGCGGCCATTGCTAAGGAGATCACCGAAAGTATTTCTAAGCACGCCAAGACGCCTAAAGACCATGTCCACGTGATTTTTAACGACATGAAAAAAGGTGACTACTACAACAATAATTAA
- the rihC gene encoding ribonucleoside hydrolase RihC, producing MVRKVIFDTDPGIDDAIATAILLNSDQVQVELITAVGGNVALEKTSTNALKLVNFFEKDIPVAAGNRGPLLTEFTDASEVHGESGMDGYDFPEPDKSQLLEEHAVLAMRKVLMESDEKITIVAVGPQTNVALLLTMYPEVKDKIEEIIIMGGSFTRGNKHVMDEFNIGTDPEAAQMVLQSSVKTVMVGLDIGYNATIGLKEAAELAEKTETGKMIHSMLQHYRSAQKNQEWEMYDPTAIAYLLEPEMFEEVECNVEVELASPLTYGQTVVDLDHKTDRPVNCVVPTTIDTARFKEWFKESILKCK from the coding sequence ATGGTAAGAAAAGTTATTTTTGATACAGACCCAGGCATTGATGACGCGATTGCGACCGCTATTCTTTTAAATTCTGACCAGGTCCAAGTGGAATTGATTACTGCTGTGGGTGGGAACGTGGCCTTAGAAAAGACCTCCACCAACGCCTTAAAATTAGTCAATTTCTTTGAAAAAGATATTCCAGTCGCTGCCGGAAACCGCGGCCCGCTCTTGACCGAATTTACCGATGCATCTGAAGTCCACGGCGAATCTGGCATGGACGGTTACGACTTTCCAGAACCCGACAAGAGCCAACTTTTAGAAGAACATGCGGTTCTAGCCATGCGCAAGGTTTTAATGGAAAGTGATGAAAAAATCACCATCGTGGCAGTTGGCCCCCAAACCAATGTGGCCCTGCTCTTGACCATGTATCCAGAAGTTAAAGACAAGATCGAAGAGATTATCATCATGGGTGGGTCTTTCACCCGGGGCAACAAGCACGTTATGGATGAGTTCAACATCGGAACTGACCCTGAAGCTGCCCAAATGGTGCTCCAATCCTCGGTAAAAACCGTCATGGTAGGATTGGATATTGGTTACAATGCCACCATTGGCTTAAAAGAGGCTGCGGAATTAGCGGAAAAAACCGAAACCGGGAAAATGATCCATTCTATGCTCCAACACTACCGGTCAGCTCAAAAGAACCAAGAATGGGAAATGTACGACCCAACCGCCATCGCCTACCTCTTGGAACCCGAAATGTTTGAAGAAGTCGAATGTAATGTCGAAGTCGAACTCGCTAGTCCACTGACTTACGGACAAACCGTCGTCGACCTCGACCATAAAACTGACCGCCCCGTTAACTGCGTCGTCCCCACCACCATCGACACCGCCCGCTTCAAAGAATGGTTCAAAGAAAGCATCTTGAAATGTAAATAA
- a CDS encoding NupC/NupG family nucleoside CNT transporter, whose amino-acid sequence MSIVQGLVGLLVIFGLCYFLSFDRKNIKYKNVAIMLVAEVVLALILFRTSLGLTILNGIASGMDWLMAQGIEGVNFVFGGIQLTADGFVFFLHVLAPLVFITALIGVLNWLGVLPFVVKWVGFGINKLTGAGELESYFPIASTVFGTPTNYLSVVDQVRRASEKQLFTLAVIPMSVVTVSMLAAYMKLVKPQYVVVGVLMQLLSALAVSVIVNPYDDKEEIAKGTQAYHEREGIEDDQAEEAQGEKEKEPFFSMLSDYMVTGWNTAVIVAVMLIGFVALISMLNSLFEGLINISFTELVGYVFSPFAFLMGVPKEDIVQAGSVMAQKVLANEVVAMTSLSGLEGLSEKTAAIMGTYCMSFSNFGTLGMVIGGVKAIDAHQGNVVAKYSLKIVLVSTLASMVTATIVGFLF is encoded by the coding sequence ATGAGTATTGTACAAGGCCTTGTGGGTCTACTGGTCATTTTTGGCTTATGTTATTTTCTGTCTTTTGACCGGAAAAACATTAAATATAAAAATGTTGCGATTATGTTAGTGGCAGAAGTGGTCTTGGCTTTGATCCTCTTCCGGACCAGCCTGGGTTTAACTATCCTGAACGGGATTGCCAGTGGGATGGACTGGTTGATGGCCCAAGGGATTGAAGGGGTTAACTTCGTCTTTGGCGGAATTCAATTGACCGCTGACGGTTTTGTCTTTTTCCTCCACGTTCTAGCGCCCCTAGTCTTTATTACCGCCTTGATCGGGGTTTTAAACTGGCTGGGCGTTTTGCCCTTTGTGGTGAAATGGGTTGGTTTTGGCATCAACAAACTGACCGGGGCCGGGGAACTGGAGTCTTACTTCCCCATTGCCTCTACCGTCTTTGGGACGCCGACTAACTATTTATCGGTGGTTGACCAAGTTAGACGGGCCAGCGAGAAGCAATTATTTACCCTGGCTGTGATTCCTATGTCAGTGGTGACGGTCTCCATGCTGGCGGCCTATATGAAATTAGTCAAACCCCAATACGTGGTGGTCGGTGTTCTTATGCAACTCCTGTCAGCCTTAGCAGTTTCAGTCATTGTCAACCCCTATGATGACAAGGAAGAGATTGCCAAAGGAACCCAGGCCTACCATGAACGGGAAGGCATTGAAGACGACCAAGCTGAGGAAGCTCAAGGGGAAAAGGAAAAAGAACCCTTCTTCTCCATGCTCAGTGACTATATGGTAACCGGTTGGAACACCGCCGTGATTGTGGCTGTTATGCTGATTGGTTTTGTGGCCTTAATTTCCATGTTGAACAGCCTCTTTGAAGGTCTCATCAATATTTCCTTTACCGAATTAGTCGGCTATGTCTTCTCCCCATTCGCCTTCTTAATGGGCGTTCCTAAAGAAGACATTGTCCAAGCCGGTTCAGTTATGGCCCAAAAAGTCTTGGCTAACGAAGTCGTGGCTATGACTTCGCTCTCCGGTTTAGAAGGCTTGAGTGAAAAGACCGCTGCCATTATGGGAACCTACTGCATGAGCTTCTCTAACTTTGGGACCCTAGGCATGGTCATCGGCGGGGTCAAAGCCATCGACGCCCACCAAGGAAACGTGGTCGCCAAATATTCTCTCAAGATCGTCCTCGTCTCCACCCTCGCTTCCATGGTTACTGCGACCATTGTTGGATTCTTGTTCTAG
- a CDS encoding fructose-bisphosphatase class III — MAFSPAFLQLLAEKFPNKAAASTEMINLEAIMSLPKGTEHFMTDLHGEFDAVNHVLRNGSGNIKEKINEIFGDRLSTKRRAELATIIYYPEEKLRALTKEMDSQAEIDEFYTLTTSRLVELTQFVVSKYTRSKVHKAMNPDMAYIMDELIFKDSILSNKEHYYKRIIQSVIDLDEAPRLITCLAELIRELVVDHLHILGDIYDRGPAPDRILDLLMEKNSLDIEWGNHDMIWMGAASGSKALIANVVRIQARYDNLSVIEHAYGIPLRPLVNLADTVFREADLTGFMPKLADDHDYHHDEVEQLARMQLAMAIIQFKLEAQVIRRHPEFGCDNRLLLDKIDYQAGTIHWQGKTYPLVNTSFPTVDPDDPYALTEEEDAVMEALQAAFLDSQRLQKHVAFLINKGSMYKIYNNNLMFHGCIPMNEDGSFMAATIDGQTLAGQDLLDKFDQVVRRMYAKRQSDESKNPDLDFAWYLWQGEGSALFGKKQMATFERYFIADKETHQEHRNVYYSWREDIDFIRRVLEEFGIDPDKGHIINGHTPIKAKDGENAIKAEGKMIVIDGGFARAYQKTTGLGGFTLLYNSYGMQLVAHHPFHGKEDAIKYETDIESTRRVVDKELERISVRETDIGKQLTCQVQALKALIEAYQAGLIGEEVH; from the coding sequence ATGGCATTTAGTCCTGCATTTTTACAATTACTGGCCGAAAAATTTCCCAACAAGGCTGCCGCATCCACGGAAATGATTAACTTAGAAGCAATTATGTCCCTCCCCAAGGGCACCGAGCACTTTATGACCGACCTACACGGCGAATTCGATGCCGTTAACCATGTCCTCCGCAACGGCTCGGGGAATATCAAGGAAAAGATCAATGAAATCTTTGGCGACCGCCTATCCACCAAGCGCCGGGCTGAACTGGCTACCATTATCTACTACCCGGAAGAAAAACTTCGCGCCCTGACTAAGGAAATGGACTCCCAGGCTGAAATCGATGAGTTCTACACCCTGACGACTAGCCGGCTGGTGGAATTGACCCAATTTGTGGTCTCTAAGTATACCCGGTCCAAGGTCCACAAGGCCATGAACCCGGATATGGCCTATATCATGGACGAGTTGATCTTCAAGGACTCTATCCTCTCCAACAAGGAACACTACTATAAACGTATCATCCAATCGGTCATTGACCTGGATGAAGCCCCCCGACTGATCACCTGCCTGGCGGAATTAATCCGGGAACTGGTCGTCGACCACCTCCACATCTTAGGTGACATCTACGACCGCGGACCCGCTCCCGACCGGATACTCGATCTCTTAATGGAGAAGAATTCCCTGGACATTGAATGGGGCAACCACGACATGATCTGGATGGGCGCCGCTTCTGGCTCCAAGGCCTTAATCGCCAATGTGGTCCGGATCCAAGCCCGCTATGATAACCTCTCTGTGATCGAACATGCCTATGGGATCCCGCTCCGGCCCTTGGTCAATTTAGCTGATACGGTTTTCCGGGAGGCCGACCTGACTGGCTTCATGCCTAAATTAGCCGATGACCATGACTACCACCATGATGAGGTGGAACAATTAGCCCGCATGCAGCTAGCCATGGCCATTATCCAGTTCAAGTTAGAGGCCCAGGTCATCCGCCGCCACCCTGAATTCGGCTGTGACAACCGCCTGCTCTTGGATAAGATCGACTACCAAGCCGGGACCATTCACTGGCAGGGCAAGACCTATCCTTTAGTCAATACTTCTTTCCCCACCGTGGACCCGGATGATCCCTATGCCCTGACTGAAGAAGAGGACGCGGTCATGGAAGCCCTCCAAGCCGCCTTTTTGGATAGCCAACGCCTACAAAAGCACGTGGCCTTCTTGATTAATAAGGGGTCCATGTATAAGATTTATAACAATAATCTCATGTTCCACGGCTGTATCCCCATGAACGAGGACGGCAGCTTTATGGCAGCCACTATTGATGGGCAAACCCTGGCTGGCCAAGACCTCTTGGATAAGTTCGACCAGGTGGTCCGGCGCATGTATGCCAAACGCCAAAGTGATGAAAGTAAAAACCCCGACCTGGATTTTGCCTGGTATCTCTGGCAGGGCGAAGGGTCTGCCCTCTTTGGAAAGAAACAAATGGCCACCTTTGAACGTTACTTTATCGCAGACAAGGAGACCCACCAAGAACACCGCAATGTCTACTACTCCTGGCGGGAAGACATCGACTTTATCCGCCGGGTCTTAGAAGAGTTTGGCATCGATCCCGACAAGGGCCATATCATTAACGGCCATACCCCCATTAAGGCCAAGGACGGAGAAAATGCTATTAAGGCAGAGGGCAAGATGATTGTGATCGACGGCGGTTTTGCCCGGGCCTACCAAAAAACGACCGGACTGGGGGGCTTTACCCTGCTCTATAACTCCTATGGCATGCAGCTGGTCGCCCACCATCCCTTCCATGGTAAAGAAGACGCTATTAAATACGAAACCGATATCGAATCCACCCGCCGCGTGGTCGACAAGGAGTTGGAACGGATCTCAGTCAGAGAAACGGATATCGGTAAGCAGCTCACTTGCCAGGTCCAAGCCCTCAAAGCCCTGATTGAAGCCTACCAAGCTGGGCTGATTGGGGAGGAAGTGCATTAG
- a CDS encoding NAD(P)H-dependent flavin oxidoreductase: protein MNRVCELLNIDYPIFQGSMAGVAEAPLAGAVSEAGGLGVIATAGRKGDWLREQIKTVREITDKTFAVNLMLMSHNTEEIMEVIIDEGIKVVTTGAGNAAPLIAPLHEAGIKVVPVVANARQAKKMEDAGADAVVCEGTEAGGHVGEVTTMPLARAVIAAVDIPVIIAGGISDGHGLAAAFALGGEGVQLGTVFCASEEAPIAQGYKEAIVNCGLTDTVVVGRSIGAPVRLIQNDMVAKLQEEIDNGSTRDEFEKSNLQMLLTAITKGDTENGIVTIGQVAGNITEIRPVKEIIDSIVEEAREALKNMPSI, encoded by the coding sequence ATGAACCGAGTTTGTGAATTATTAAATATTGACTATCCGATTTTCCAAGGTTCCATGGCAGGGGTCGCTGAAGCGCCCTTAGCTGGCGCTGTTTCTGAAGCAGGCGGTTTAGGAGTGATTGCTACCGCTGGCCGTAAAGGGGACTGGTTACGTGAACAAATTAAAACTGTCCGCGAAATTACTGACAAAACCTTTGCTGTTAACTTAATGTTAATGTCTCACAACACCGAAGAAATCATGGAAGTGATTATTGACGAAGGCATTAAAGTGGTAACGACCGGTGCTGGGAATGCTGCGCCATTAATCGCACCTTTACATGAAGCGGGCATCAAAGTCGTTCCTGTTGTCGCTAATGCCCGTCAAGCCAAGAAAATGGAAGACGCTGGTGCCGATGCCGTGGTCTGTGAAGGGACCGAAGCGGGTGGCCACGTGGGTGAAGTGACCACCATGCCTTTAGCCCGTGCAGTTATCGCAGCCGTTGACATTCCAGTGATCATTGCTGGTGGGATTTCTGACGGTCATGGTTTAGCTGCAGCCTTTGCTTTAGGTGGTGAAGGGGTGCAATTAGGGACCGTCTTCTGCGCCAGTGAAGAAGCTCCAATCGCTCAAGGTTACAAGGAAGCCATCGTTAACTGTGGTTTAACCGATACTGTTGTTGTCGGTCGTTCCATCGGCGCCCCTGTGCGTTTAATCCAAAATGACATGGTCGCTAAACTCCAAGAAGAAATCGACAACGGCTCTACCCGTGATGAATTCGAAAAATCCAACCTTCAAATGTTACTAACCGCTATCACCAAAGGCGACACCGAAAACGGGATCGTAACCATCGGTCAAGTAGCCGGCAACATCACCGAAATTCGCCCTGTCAAAGAAATCATCGACTCCATCGTCGAAGAAGCTCGCGAAGCTCTGAAAAACATGCCAAGTATCTAA
- a CDS encoding type 1 glutamine amidotransferase domain-containing protein: MAKIASIMTDLFEDSEYTSPKEALEAAGHQVVPVGLEKGATVTGKSDGTEVEIEVGIDNAKGEDFDALLIPGGYSPDKIRKYEDVLNFVRHFAYKHKPIFTICHGPQLLVNADVLHGKDITAVAQVAVDVKNAGANYFDEEVVIDSSGIISSRTPDDLPAFNKAIVDALK, from the coding sequence ATGGCAAAAATTGCAAGTATTATGACCGACCTCTTCGAAGATTCTGAATACACCTCACCAAAAGAAGCGCTCGAAGCGGCAGGTCATCAAGTGGTTCCTGTCGGTTTAGAAAAAGGCGCTACTGTCACTGGTAAAAGTGATGGCACCGAAGTCGAAATTGAAGTTGGAATTGACAACGCTAAGGGCGAAGACTTCGACGCTTTACTGATCCCTGGTGGTTATTCTCCCGATAAGATCCGTAAGTATGAAGACGTTCTAAACTTCGTGCGTCACTTCGCTTACAAGCATAAACCCATCTTCACCATCTGCCACGGCCCACAACTCTTAGTCAACGCCGATGTCCTCCACGGTAAAGACATCACTGCGGTGGCCCAAGTTGCCGTTGACGTGAAGAATGCCGGGGCTAATTACTTTGATGAAGAAGTGGTGATCGACTCCTCTGGTATCATTTCCAGCCGGACCCCAGATGACCTTCCTGCCTTCAACAAAGCCATTGTTGACGCTTTAAAATAG
- a CDS encoding PTS glucitol/sorbitol transporter subunit IIA, giving the protein MTIYQTEVKNIGADAELFKSENMIILFGEDAPADLADYCYNIDVNPIQGTIEAGQTISFDDQDYKITAVGSVVEKNLTDLGHISVRFDNSSDADLAGTIYVEEKALPEITIGTKVTIH; this is encoded by the coding sequence ATGACTATTTATCAAACAGAAGTAAAAAATATTGGTGCCGATGCTGAATTATTTAAAAGTGAAAACATGATCATCCTCTTTGGAGAAGACGCCCCTGCTGACTTAGCTGATTATTGCTATAATATCGACGTTAATCCTATCCAAGGAACTATTGAAGCAGGGCAAACCATCTCCTTTGATGACCAAGACTATAAAATCACTGCTGTTGGTAGCGTCGTAGAGAAGAACCTTACTGACTTAGGCCACATTTCTGTTCGTTTCGACAATTCAAGCGATGCTGATTTGGCTGGAACTATCTATGTGGAAGAAAAAGCACTTCCAGAAATTACCATTGGTACCAAAGTAACGATTCACTAA
- the srlE gene encoding PTS glucitol/sorbitol transporter subunit IIB, which translates to MSEYKSIKIVKGSGGFGGPLVITPTEEKHKFIYVVGGGERPAIVDRIEELSGMEAVNGFKTSIPDEEIALAIIDCGGTLRCGIYPKKGIPTVNIIATGKSGPLAQYITEDIYVSNVGVNQIGLADGSQEPVSTVAASQADDQAEDSSEKAGYDTSKKITEQTENPSFIAKIGMGAGKIVAVFNQSAREAIETMLHTVIPFMAFVSLLIGLIQGSGVGDWIARALTPLAGNGIGLVVIGFVCSLPFLSPLLGPGAVISQIVGTLIGVEIGKGNIPPQLALPALFAINTQNGCDFIPVGLGLAEASSETVEVGVPAILYSRFLNGVPRVLVAWLASIGLYS; encoded by the coding sequence ATGAGTGAATACAAAAGCATAAAAATTGTAAAAGGGTCAGGCGGCTTTGGTGGCCCCCTAGTCATTACCCCAACCGAAGAAAAACACAAATTCATTTATGTGGTGGGTGGCGGTGAGCGCCCAGCTATTGTGGATCGTATTGAAGAACTTTCCGGTATGGAGGCGGTGAACGGTTTTAAAACCTCCATCCCTGATGAAGAAATTGCCTTAGCGATTATTGACTGTGGAGGGACCCTCCGTTGCGGGATCTATCCTAAGAAGGGGATTCCTACCGTTAATATTATCGCTACTGGGAAGTCTGGTCCCTTAGCCCAATATATTACCGAAGATATCTATGTTTCTAATGTTGGCGTTAACCAAATTGGCCTGGCAGATGGTAGCCAAGAACCAGTAAGTACGGTAGCGGCTAGCCAAGCAGATGACCAAGCTGAAGACAGTAGTGAAAAGGCTGGTTACGACACCTCTAAGAAGATTACCGAACAAACTGAAAATCCTAGTTTTATCGCTAAAATCGGGATGGGCGCTGGTAAAATTGTTGCCGTCTTCAACCAATCCGCCCGGGAAGCGATTGAAACCATGTTACATACCGTGATTCCTTTCATGGCCTTTGTTTCCTTACTCATTGGACTTATCCAAGGCTCAGGGGTTGGTGACTGGATCGCCCGGGCCCTAACCCCACTAGCTGGGAATGGAATTGGTTTAGTGGTTATTGGTTTTGTCTGCTCCCTCCCATTCTTATCCCCATTACTCGGGCCTGGCGCAGTTATTAGCCAGATTGTTGGGACCCTAATCGGGGTAGAAATTGGTAAGGGAAATATTCCACCACAATTGGCTCTACCTGCTCTCTTTGCCATCAATACCCAAAACGGTTGTGACTTCATTCCGGTTGGTTTAGGTTTAGCAGAAGCTTCCTCTGAAACTGTTGAAGTCGGCGTGCCTGCTATCCTTTATTCCCGTTTCCTAAACGGTGTGCCCCGTGTCTTAGTGGCATGGTTAGCAAGTATTGGTCTCTATAGCTAA
- the srlA gene encoding PTS glucitol/sorbitol transporter subunit IIC, whose translation MEYIVKFAEGFMNLFQTGADNFIAWMGSIVPLVLMLMVAMNAIINLLGEERVTSLARVASKNVFTRYMILPFVSAFMLGNPMSMTMGRFLPEFYKPGYIAAQMQFCHTSNGVFPHINPGELFVWLGIAQGIEALGLNQMELAIRYLLVGLVMNFVGGWVTDFITARVCKQQGITLSKTVDGNID comes from the coding sequence ATGGAATATATTGTTAAATTTGCGGAAGGGTTCATGAACCTCTTCCAAACCGGTGCCGATAACTTCATTGCCTGGATGGGATCCATTGTTCCCCTGGTATTAATGTTAATGGTTGCCATGAACGCTATTATTAATCTCTTAGGGGAAGAACGGGTAACCAGCTTAGCCCGGGTGGCTTCTAAGAATGTCTTTACCCGTTACATGATCCTACCCTTTGTGTCTGCCTTTATGTTAGGGAACCCCATGTCAATGACCATGGGACGTTTCCTGCCTGAATTCTATAAACCCGGTTATATTGCCGCACAAATGCAATTCTGCCATACCTCCAACGGGGTCTTCCCTCATATTAACCCAGGTGAATTATTCGTTTGGTTAGGGATCGCCCAAGGGATTGAAGCTTTAGGCCTTAACCAAATGGAACTGGCCATTCGCTACCTCTTAGTGGGGTTAGTGATGAACTTTGTTGGTGGTTGGGTCACAGACTTTATCACCGCGCGGGTATGTAAACAACAAGGAATTACCCTTTCAAAAACCGTTGACGGGAACATTGATTAA
- a CDS encoding transcriptional regulator GutM, giving the protein MSFMIVFGGMALLAYLGQAFLGFLQIKHFNQVYQDLRKQGKVAIGRRSGKLRQGTIVMFAVNDQARILDAYKMQGVTVLAKFKRLPQYIGQDLYLIDRKHPLVQKENKLTQIAMEDAREVYIRVEIGDYKEEKPQSTFKQLGNFATQMKYTLSNKVKGRG; this is encoded by the coding sequence GTGAGCTTTATGATCGTATTTGGTGGGATGGCCTTACTGGCCTACTTGGGCCAAGCCTTTCTTGGTTTCCTGCAAATCAAACACTTTAACCAAGTTTATCAAGACCTGCGTAAACAAGGCAAAGTCGCCATCGGGAGACGGTCTGGCAAGCTTCGCCAAGGTACTATCGTGATGTTTGCTGTCAATGACCAAGCTAGAATCCTTGATGCCTATAAGATGCAGGGAGTCACGGTATTAGCGAAATTCAAGCGCCTCCCCCAATATATTGGTCAAGATCTCTATTTGATCGATCGCAAGCATCCCCTGGTACAGAAAGAAAATAAATTAACCCAAATTGCCATGGAAGACGCCCGCGAAGTCTACATTCGGGTGGAAATCGGTGACTATAAGGAAGAAAAACCGCAATCCACCTTCAAACAATTAGGCAATTTTGCCACACAGATGAAATACACACTGTCAAATAAAGTTAAAGGACGTGGATAA